One Elephas maximus indicus isolate mEleMax1 chromosome 18, mEleMax1 primary haplotype, whole genome shotgun sequence genomic region harbors:
- the LOC126061365 gene encoding olfactory receptor 5K3-like, which yields MTEDNYSLTTEFMLIGFMDKPGLKILLFVVFFAIYLITMVGNLGLVALIFMERRLHTPMYIFLGNLALMDSCCSCAITPKTLENFFSEDRVISLYECMAQFYFFCFAETADCFLLAAMACDRYVAICRPLQYHTMMSKKLCIQMITGSYLAGNLHSIIHVVFLLRLTFCGSHQINHFFCDVLPLFRLSCVNPYINELMLLIFSGSIQIFTISIVLMSYLCILFTVLKMKSKEGRGKALSTCASHFLSVSIFYGSLLFMYIRPSSVKEGYKDIHVAIFYTLVIPLLNPFIYSLRNKEVLNVVKRIMKNRKPHSILKQIFPVRN from the coding sequence ATGACCGAGGACAATTACTCTTTGACAACCGAGTTTATGCTCATAGGATTTATGGACAAACCAGGTCTGAAGATCCTTCTGTTTGTGGTATTCTTTGCCATTTATCTGATCACCATGGTGGGGAATCTTGGTTTGGTGGCATTGATTTTCATGGAGCGCCgtctccacacacccatgtacatcTTTCTGGGCAACCTGGCTCTGATGGATTCCTGctgttcctgtgccatcaccCCCAAAACGTTAGAGAACTTCTTTTCTGAGGACAGAGTGATTTCCCTCTATGAATGCATggcacaattttattttttctgctttgCTGAAACTGCGGACTGCTTTCTCCTGGCAGCAATGGCCTGTGATCGCTATGTGGCAATATGCCGTCCACTGCAGTACCACACCATGATGTCGAAGAAACTCTGCATTCAGATGATCACAGGGTCCTACTTAGCTGGCAACCTGCATTCCATTATtcatgtagtatttctgttaaggTTAACCTTTTGTGGATCTCATCaaatcaatcactttttttgtgatgttcttCCATTATTCAGACTCTCCTGTGTAAACCCTTATATCAATGAACTGATGCTACTTATCTTTTCAGGGTCAATTCAAATCTTTACTATTTCCATAGTCCTAATGTCTTATCTTTGCATCCTTTTCacagttttaaaaatgaagtCCAAAGAGGGAAGAGGCAAAGCTTTATCTACTTGTGCATctcactttctctctgtctcaataTTCTACGGTTCTCTTCTCTTCATGTACATTCGACCAAGTTCAGTTAAAGAAGGGTATAAAGATATACATGTTGCTATTTTTTATACTTTAGTAATTCCTTTATTAAACCCTTTTATCTATAGTCTAAGAAATAAGGAAGTACTAAATGTTGTGAAAAGAATTATGAAGAACAGAAAACCTCATAGCATTCTGAAACAAATATTTCCtgtgagaaattaa